From a region of the Tachysurus fulvidraco isolate hzauxx_2018 chromosome 5, HZAU_PFXX_2.0, whole genome shotgun sequence genome:
- the LOC125141189 gene encoding endonuclease domain-containing 1 protein-like, which produces MSNDPAMEKISDKKMYGYFHQAVNRDYIKSRIPYTRGHVFPNQYAADRNQAGSTFTFTNIAPQAQHSNEEWEAEVETPMRGEIQRVCRQNNKIEAFIVTGVVPGNKWIPIRRNDKRFDKGVNIPRFYWTAFCCYINRDTTFSRAYLVRQNKRNPKSYEITRLSVDMLNGRLSSLYKQDFKVFGDMCLT; this is translated from the coding sequence ATGAGCAACGATCCAGCAATGGAGAAGATCTCTGATAAAAAGATGTATGGGTATTTTCACCAGGCTGTGAACAGAGACTATATAAAGAGTAGAATTCCTTATACTAGAGGTCATGTGTTTCCAAATCAATATGCTGCTGATCGGAATCAGGCAGGCTCCACCTTCACATTTACCAATATAGCACCACAAGCACAACACAGCAATGAAGAATGGGAAGCAGAAGTAGAGACACCGATGAggggagagatacagagagtgtgcagacaaaacaataaaatcgaGGCATTTATAGTGACTGGAGTAGTTCCAGGGAATAAATGGATACCCATAAGGAGAAACGATAAGAGATTTGATAAAGGCGTTAACATTCCCCGTTTTTACTGGACTGCGTTCTGTTGTTACATCAATAGGGACACGACATTTTCGAGAGCCTACCTCGTTCGGCAAAATAAACGGAACCCCAAATCTTATGAAATAACCCGTTTGAGTGTTGATATGCTGAACGGACGCCTCAGCAGTCTGTATAAACAGGATTTCAAAGTATTTGGTGATATGTGTTTGACTTGA